The following proteins are co-located in the Paludibaculum fermentans genome:
- a CDS encoding PadR family transcriptional regulator, translating to MPPKSDLPQGTLDLLILKTVAMGPVHGYAIGQRLQQVSQDVVQVPQGSMYPALHRLETRGYLAADWKLTDTGREAKFYRLTRKGRAQLETEAESWKRLAEAVGLILQVPEGAAE from the coding sequence ATGCCGCCAAAATCCGATCTCCCGCAAGGCACCCTTGACCTCCTGATCCTCAAGACCGTGGCCATGGGGCCCGTGCATGGCTATGCCATCGGCCAGCGCCTGCAGCAGGTCTCCCAGGACGTCGTCCAGGTGCCGCAAGGCTCGATGTATCCGGCGCTCCACCGGCTGGAGACCCGCGGCTACCTGGCCGCCGATTGGAAACTCACCGATACCGGGCGGGAAGCGAAGTTCTATCGCCTCACCCGCAAGGGGCGAGCACAATTGGAGACGGAAGCCGAGAGCTGGAAGCGCCTGGCCGAGGCTGTGGGACTCATCCTGCAG
- a CDS encoding NADPH-dependent F420 reductase — protein MKLAVIGAGNVGGTLARRWSALGHEVVLGLREPASAKSRAQAAELGLAAMDRAAAARGADIVLLATPGGEAAVEAARACELQAGQILADATNPLNARLDGLDHPNGLSGAQELARALPNVRVVKAFNTVGFGIMAQPVREGRRSVLFLSGDDPDAVEKVSALAAETGFEPLYLGGLPASRMQEEHAVLWIHMAIKAGLGVDFMFSICRGAA, from the coding sequence ATGAAGCTCGCTGTCATAGGCGCAGGAAATGTGGGCGGAACGCTGGCGCGGCGCTGGTCCGCGCTGGGCCATGAGGTGGTGCTGGGCCTGAGGGAGCCCGCATCCGCAAAGTCCAGGGCGCAGGCCGCTGAACTGGGCCTCGCCGCGATGGACCGCGCCGCCGCCGCGCGGGGTGCTGACATTGTCCTGCTGGCGACTCCAGGCGGTGAAGCGGCGGTCGAGGCCGCCCGCGCCTGCGAACTACAGGCAGGGCAGATCCTGGCCGATGCCACAAATCCGCTGAACGCGCGGCTGGATGGCCTGGATCATCCCAACGGACTTTCAGGAGCCCAAGAATTGGCCAGGGCATTACCGAACGTGCGGGTGGTGAAGGCGTTCAACACGGTCGGCTTCGGCATCATGGCCCAACCGGTGCGGGAGGGCCGCCGCAGCGTATTGTTCCTCTCCGGCGACGATCCGGACGCTGTGGAGAAGGTCTCCGCCCTGGCCGCGGAAACCGGATTCGAACCGCTCTACCTGGGCGGGCTGCCGGCGTCGCGGATGCAGGAGGAACACGCCGTGCTGTGGATTCACATGGCTATCAAGGCCGGGCTTGGCGTCGACTTCATGTTCTCCATCTGCCGGGGCGCCGCCTAA
- a CDS encoding AraC family transcriptional regulator has product MSKSPRKQTNRPAGRKLRRVIEVSGADVLTDVLNGLGLQSRLFCRSQLHAPWGMSFEKGDSAHFHWIDQGTCWLHCPGHLTEPRLLQSGDLVVLPYGDAYYLSDRPGGEAVPVLDLVGGGTTGRCRLLIQGGSGPLTSMLCGSFSFLRDGVPLLALLPAVLHLRGDTSGTRTHLEPVMRALVVESEDALPGWETVLTRLMDILFVRVIRAWLRDQPTDSHWLAALNDRQIHTALSLMHETPEHPWTLQTLSRKVGLSRSPFAARFTRLVGEPPLTYLTRLRMHRAARALRERKLTLAAAAQLAGYTSEIAFGKAFRRIIGVPPGAYRRSTTAQSGPSNPTVG; this is encoded by the coding sequence ATGAGCAAGAGTCCGAGAAAACAAACCAATCGTCCTGCCGGACGGAAACTGCGGCGTGTCATCGAGGTCAGCGGCGCAGATGTGCTCACTGACGTCCTCAACGGACTGGGCCTCCAGTCCCGCCTGTTCTGCCGTTCGCAACTGCACGCACCCTGGGGCATGAGCTTCGAGAAAGGCGACTCGGCCCATTTCCACTGGATCGATCAGGGTACCTGCTGGCTGCACTGCCCGGGCCATCTCACGGAGCCGCGCCTGCTGCAATCCGGCGATCTGGTGGTGCTTCCCTATGGCGATGCCTACTACCTCTCCGATCGGCCCGGCGGTGAGGCCGTGCCCGTGCTCGACCTGGTCGGCGGAGGTACAACCGGCCGCTGCCGGCTGCTGATACAAGGCGGCTCGGGTCCATTGACGTCGATGTTATGCGGCTCGTTTAGCTTCCTGCGGGATGGGGTCCCGTTGCTTGCACTGTTGCCGGCTGTGCTGCACTTGCGGGGTGACACCAGCGGCACGCGGACGCATCTGGAGCCCGTGATGCGCGCCCTGGTGGTGGAATCGGAGGATGCGCTACCCGGCTGGGAGACCGTGCTCACGCGCCTGATGGACATTCTCTTCGTGCGCGTCATCCGGGCGTGGCTTCGCGATCAGCCCACCGACAGCCACTGGTTGGCCGCCCTCAACGACCGGCAGATCCACACCGCCCTTTCCCTGATGCACGAGACACCCGAGCATCCCTGGACGCTGCAGACCCTCAGTCGCAAGGTGGGGCTCTCCCGCTCGCCCTTCGCCGCCCGCTTCACCCGCCTTGTCGGAGAACCGCCGCTCACCTATCTCACCCGCCTCCGCATGCACCGCGCGGCCCGCGCATTGCGGGAAAGGAAGCTCACCCTCGCCGCGGCGGCGCAACTCGCCGGCTACACCTCGGAGATCGCTTTTGGAAAAGCCTTTCGCCGCATCATCGGGGTCCCGCCCGGTGCCTACCGGCGCAGTACGACCGCGCAGTCCGGCCCATCGAATCCCACGGTGGGTTGA
- a CDS encoding methyltransferase domain-containing protein, protein MHAQSHRSDARILGRRTLEQDHRHLARLLRPGLSVLDVGCAAGAITAGIAKAVGSEGQVVGVDRDPVHLESARVRCGDFANLHFEQGDATTLDYPAQFDVVTAARTLQWIAEPGQAVAAMARAVKPGGLVVILDYNHADNAWDPAPPGEFQRFYQAFLDWRQAHHLDNRMADHLPALLEAAGLVEVETHLQDEVSERGQPDFPQRTTLWVEVIDSVGAQVAQGGFFPEAELPRVRSLYSEWVRTELIRQTLAMRTVTGRRP, encoded by the coding sequence ATGCACGCACAATCACACCGCTCCGACGCCCGGATTCTGGGCCGCCGCACGCTGGAACAGGATCACCGCCACCTGGCCCGGCTATTGCGGCCGGGTCTCTCCGTGTTGGATGTCGGCTGCGCAGCCGGCGCGATCACCGCGGGCATCGCGAAAGCGGTCGGGTCCGAAGGTCAGGTGGTCGGCGTCGACCGGGATCCGGTTCACCTCGAATCGGCCCGGGTCCGCTGCGGGGACTTCGCGAACCTGCACTTTGAACAGGGCGATGCAACGACCCTCGACTATCCCGCTCAGTTCGATGTCGTGACCGCGGCCCGCACGCTGCAGTGGATTGCCGAGCCGGGGCAGGCTGTGGCCGCCATGGCCCGCGCCGTAAAGCCCGGCGGGTTGGTTGTCATCCTCGACTATAACCACGCGGACAACGCCTGGGATCCCGCGCCGCCGGGCGAGTTCCAACGCTTCTACCAGGCGTTCCTCGATTGGCGGCAGGCCCACCACTTGGACAACCGCATGGCCGACCACCTGCCCGCCCTGCTGGAGGCGGCCGGACTGGTGGAGGTCGAAACTCATCTCCAGGATGAAGTTTCAGAACGTGGCCAGCCCGACTTCCCCCAGCGCACCACGCTTTGGGTCGAAGTGATCGACAGTGTCGGAGCGCAGGTGGCCCAGGGCGGCTTCTTTCCAGAGGCCGAACTGCCGCGGGTCCGCTCTCTCTATAGCGAATGGGTCCGGACGGAGTTGATCCGCCAGACCCTGGCCATGCGAACCGTGACGGGCCGTCGTCCTTAG